In a single window of the Saccharothrix australiensis genome:
- a CDS encoding aldehyde dehydrogenase family protein, whose product MTQTQPRADARSFPLYIAGERIDTDERAYGMSVRSVLEPNGHDTAALLRLLREGTEEEVHAHPHVLCSVSLSTVEHGEAALAAASAAAPLLRAMPPGDRLRCVRDLHAGFFAHREEIARILRMEGCPRVLVEAQLKTVLDLMLPEYLDLAATMLRQEVAAPRHRIVLQRRPDGVVCVDPPANAPLYGLIATLVLVAGNAVVIRVPRSCATSLSYALHEVIIPVFEAHGAPPGAINVLCADFETTMRQWLDSPSVDTIYYFGSSDYGLALERRCVERGKKAILELSGNDGVLVWRDADLEHATAALLECFYASGQACIGPKYVIAHPDIAEELLTRLAAEASALRPGDPETSDTVLSPVLRATAFRRALDEALHAGAVKVCGGARIGLDGEPDPNGLFIEPTVLRVDGFEQAETMPAVRDEKFFPMLSVVVPANGPRLLDDCLGFLDRNRFGLRNSLWAEDATVVERFTTELSNGGLLKVNDSHMANTPYLPGLGGTGASGGTHGEAAYPILRASRLQAVAIATSRVHPRDAVLGTPAP is encoded by the coding sequence ATGACACAGACGCAGCCGCGCGCGGACGCCCGGTCCTTCCCGCTCTACATCGCCGGCGAGCGGATCGACACCGACGAGCGGGCGTACGGCATGAGCGTGCGCTCGGTGCTGGAGCCGAACGGCCACGACACGGCCGCGCTGCTCCGGTTGTTGCGCGAGGGCACCGAGGAGGAGGTGCACGCGCACCCGCACGTCCTGTGCTCGGTCTCGCTGTCCACAGTGGAGCACGGTGAAGCGGCGCTGGCGGCGGCCTCCGCCGCCGCGCCGCTGTTGCGCGCCATGCCGCCGGGCGACCGGCTGCGGTGCGTGCGGGACCTGCACGCCGGGTTCTTCGCGCACCGCGAGGAGATCGCGCGCATCCTGCGGATGGAGGGCTGCCCGAGGGTGCTCGTCGAGGCGCAGCTCAAAACCGTGCTCGACCTGATGCTCCCCGAGTACCTCGACCTGGCCGCGACCATGCTCCGCCAGGAGGTCGCCGCGCCCCGGCACCGGATCGTGTTGCAGCGCCGACCGGACGGCGTGGTGTGCGTCGACCCGCCCGCCAACGCGCCGCTGTACGGCCTGATCGCCACCCTGGTGCTGGTCGCGGGCAACGCCGTCGTGATCCGCGTGCCGCGCAGCTGCGCGACTTCCTTGAGCTACGCCCTGCACGAGGTGATCATCCCGGTGTTCGAGGCGCACGGCGCGCCACCCGGGGCGATCAACGTGCTCTGCGCCGACTTCGAGACGACCATGCGGCAGTGGCTGGACAGCCCGTCGGTGGACACCATCTACTACTTCGGTTCCAGCGACTACGGGCTCGCCCTGGAGCGCAGGTGCGTCGAGCGCGGCAAGAAGGCGATCCTCGAACTGTCCGGCAACGACGGCGTGCTGGTCTGGCGGGACGCGGACCTGGAGCACGCCACCGCGGCGCTGCTGGAGTGCTTCTACGCCTCGGGGCAGGCGTGCATAGGCCCGAAGTACGTCATCGCGCACCCGGACATCGCCGAGGAGCTGCTGACCCGGCTGGCCGCCGAGGCTTCGGCGTTGCGACCGGGTGACCCGGAGACCTCCGACACGGTGCTCAGCCCGGTGCTGCGGGCGACCGCGTTCCGACGCGCTCTGGACGAGGCGCTGCACGCGGGCGCGGTGAAGGTGTGCGGCGGCGCCCGGATCGGGCTGGACGGCGAGCCGGACCCGAACGGGCTGTTCATCGAGCCGACCGTGCTGCGCGTCGACGGGTTCGAGCAGGCGGAGACCATGCCCGCGGTCCGCGACGAGAAGTTCTTCCCGATGCTGTCGGTCGTGGTGCCGGCGAACGGCCCCCGGCTGCTGGACGACTGCCTCGGCTTCCTCGACCGCAACCGGTTCGGCCTGCGCAACTCGTTGTGGGCCGAGGACGCCACCGTGGTGGAGCGGTTCACGACCGAGCTGTCGAACGGCGGTCTGCTGAAGGTCAACGACTCGCACATGGCCAACACCCCGTACCTGCCGGGGCTCGGCGGCACGGGCGCCAGCGGTGGCACGCACGGCGAGGCGGCGTACCCGATCCTGCGGGCGAGCCGGTTGCAGGCGGTCGCGATCGCCACGTCGCGGGTGCACCCCCGCGACGCGGTGCTCGGCACGCCCGCGCCCTGA